From uncultured Bacteroides sp., a single genomic window includes:
- a CDS encoding ribulokinase yields the protein MANKYVIGLDYGSDSARAVIVNALTGEEIATSVKYYPRWKAGKYCNPSKNQYRQHPLDYIEVLEATVKESLAKCPAGTAENVVGIAFDTTGSTPVFTDKAGVPLSLHPEFAENPNAMFVLWKDHTAINEAAEINELCAKWDIDYSAYEGGIYSSEWFWAKALHVLREDEAVRKAAYSIVEHCEWMPAILTGVSKSSDIVRSRCACGHKAMWSEVWGGLPSEEFLVALDPVLAGLRERLFTDTYTADKVVGNLTEEWASRLGLTTNVVVAGGAFDCHMGAVGAGVTPKTIVRVIGTSTCDIMVSSYEEMGDKLVNGICGQVDGSVIPGYVGLEAGQSAFGDIYAWFKRVLEFPIRQIIGTTSLLDEATKEKLVEEACDKIIPALTKEAELIPLSESTLIATDWMNGRRTPDANQLLHGTIAGLTLGSTAPLIFRALVEATAFGSKAIVDRFIENDIEINQVIAIGGISLKSPFVMQTLSNVLGMPIKVAKSEQACALGASMFAAVAAGVHAKVEDAQKAMGKGFASEYYPDEEAHKIYLSLYEKYTKLGDFTEKELL from the coding sequence ATGGCAAATAAATATGTAATCGGTTTAGACTACGGTAGCGACTCTGCACGTGCTGTCATTGTAAATGCACTGACTGGTGAAGAAATAGCTACATCTGTAAAATACTATCCTCGCTGGAAAGCGGGGAAGTATTGCAATCCTTCCAAGAATCAATATCGTCAGCATCCATTAGATTATATCGAAGTATTGGAAGCTACCGTAAAGGAATCATTGGCAAAATGTCCGGCTGGAACAGCTGAGAACGTTGTAGGTATTGCTTTTGATACCACTGGTAGCACCCCTGTATTTACTGATAAAGCAGGTGTTCCATTATCACTTCATCCTGAATTTGCTGAAAATCCCAACGCAATGTTTGTATTGTGGAAAGACCATACAGCAATCAATGAAGCAGCAGAGATCAATGAGCTTTGTGCAAAATGGGACATAGATTACTCTGCTTACGAAGGAGGAATCTATTCATCAGAATGGTTCTGGGCAAAGGCACTTCATGTACTTCGCGAAGATGAAGCGGTGCGCAAAGCTGCTTACTCTATTGTTGAGCACTGCGAATGGATGCCGGCAATTCTTACAGGAGTATCAAAATCATCTGATATTGTGCGTAGTCGTTGTGCCTGCGGACACAAAGCTATGTGGAGTGAAGTGTGGGGCGGACTTCCTTCAGAGGAATTCCTTGTTGCACTTGACCCTGTATTAGCCGGATTAAGAGAAAGACTATTCACAGACACCTATACAGCAGACAAAGTTGTGGGTAATCTGACTGAAGAATGGGCATCAAGACTTGGTTTAACAACCAATGTAGTTGTTGCAGGCGGAGCTTTCGACTGCCACATGGGAGCTGTAGGCGCCGGTGTTACCCCTAAGACCATTGTTCGTGTAATTGGTACTTCTACTTGCGACATCATGGTTTCTTCCTATGAAGAAATGGGTGATAAACTAGTAAATGGTATTTGCGGACAAGTTGACGGTTCTGTGATCCCGGGATACGTAGGCCTTGAAGCCGGACAGTCAGCTTTCGGAGATATCTATGCATGGTTTAAAAGAGTATTGGAATTCCCAATCAGACAAATTATCGGAACCACATCCCTTTTGGATGAAGCAACCAAAGAAAAGCTGGTTGAAGAAGCGTGCGACAAAATCATACCTGCTCTGACAAAAGAAGCAGAGCTAATTCCACTCAGTGAAAGCACACTTATTGCTACCGACTGGATGAATGGCCGTCGTACACCGGATGCCAATCAGTTACTTCACGGAACAATAGCCGGACTTACATTAGGAAGCACTGCTCCTCTTATTTTCCGTGCATTGGTAGAAGCCACAGCTTTTGGTTCAAAAGCCATTGTAGACCGTTTTATTGAAAATGATATTGAGATCAACCAGGTAATCGCAATCGGAGGAATATCCCTGAAATCCCCATTTGTAATGCAAACCCTGTCTAATGTTTTAGGAATGCCAATCAAGGTAGCCAAATCAGAGCAGGCTTGTGCCCTCGGAGCATCCATGTTTGCAGCAGTAGCTGCCGGCGTACATGCAAAGGTAGAAGATGCACAAAAAGCTATGGGCAAAGGATTCGCATCAGAATATTATCCAGATGAGGAAGCTCACAAGATCTATCTTTCATTATACGAGAAGTATACAAAACTAGGAGATTTTACAGAAAAAGAACTTTTATAA
- the araA gene encoding L-arabinose isomerase — protein MMAFQDFEVWFVTGAQLLYGGDAVIAVDAHSNEIVKGLNQSGNLPVKVVYKGTVNSAAEVTSTFRAANNDAKCIGIITWMHTFSPAKMWIHGLQELKKPLLHFHTQFNKEIPWNEMDMDFMNLNQSAHGDREFGFMVSRMRKNRKVVVGHWQDAKAHAKIAVWMRVAAAWADAQDMLIVRFGDNMNNVAVTDGDKVEAELRLGYHVDYYPIGDLVAVQDTVTDAEIAELVKTYEKEYTLADNVKEGGKDRKQVVEAARGELALRKFLKAKGAKGFTTNFDALHGMNQLPGLASQRLMAEGYGFGAEGDWKTAALYRTMWFMGQGLEGGASFLEDYTLNFDGEKSAILQAHMLEVCPLIADAKPKLEVHPLGIGGKADPARLVFTTHEGTGVAATVVDMGNRFRMIVNQVDVIKSKPLPKLPVASALWIPQPSFEVGAAAWILAGGTHHTSFSFALTQEYLEDYAEMAGIEMIVIDKDTTISNFKKELRTNDVYYMLNKALM, from the coding sequence ATTATGGCATTTCAAGATTTTGAAGTATGGTTTGTCACAGGAGCTCAGCTTCTGTACGGAGGTGACGCAGTAATCGCAGTTGACGCACACTCTAACGAAATTGTTAAAGGATTGAACCAATCAGGAAACCTTCCTGTTAAAGTGGTATATAAAGGAACCGTTAACTCTGCAGCAGAGGTGACATCTACTTTCAGAGCAGCGAATAATGATGCTAAATGTATCGGTATCATCACCTGGATGCATACTTTCTCTCCTGCAAAAATGTGGATCCACGGATTACAGGAATTAAAGAAACCTCTTCTTCACTTCCATACACAATTCAACAAAGAAATTCCATGGAACGAAATGGACATGGACTTCATGAACCTGAACCAGTCTGCTCACGGAGACCGTGAATTTGGCTTCATGGTTTCTCGTATGCGTAAAAACCGCAAAGTTGTTGTTGGTCACTGGCAAGATGCAAAAGCACATGCAAAGATTGCAGTCTGGATGCGCGTTGCTGCAGCCTGGGCTGATGCACAGGATATGTTGATCGTTCGTTTTGGTGACAACATGAACAATGTTGCTGTAACAGATGGTGACAAGGTAGAAGCTGAACTTCGTCTTGGTTATCATGTTGATTACTATCCTATCGGCGACCTCGTAGCAGTTCAGGATACAGTAACTGATGCTGAAATCGCAGAACTGGTTAAGACATACGAAAAAGAATATACATTAGCTGATAACGTAAAAGAAGGTGGAAAAGACCGCAAACAAGTTGTTGAAGCAGCTCGTGGAGAACTGGCTCTTCGCAAATTCTTAAAAGCAAAAGGCGCTAAAGGATTCACAACAAACTTTGATGCATTGCACGGAATGAACCAACTTCCAGGTCTTGCTTCTCAACGCTTAATGGCCGAAGGTTATGGTTTCGGAGCTGAAGGTGACTGGAAAACCGCTGCTTTGTACCGCACCATGTGGTTCATGGGTCAGGGATTAGAAGGTGGCGCTTCCTTCCTTGAAGATTACACTCTAAACTTCGACGGAGAAAAGAGCGCTATTCTTCAGGCACATATGTTGGAAGTTTGTCCTCTTATTGCTGATGCAAAACCAAAACTTGAAGTTCATCCATTAGGTATCGGTGGCAAAGCAGATCCTGCTCGTCTGGTATTCACTACTCACGAAGGAACCGGAGTTGCTGCTACAGTAGTAGATATGGGTAACCGCTTCCGTATGATTGTAAATCAGGTAGATGTTATCAAATCTAAGCCACTTCCTAAACTTCCTGTTGCTTCTGCACTCTGGATTCCTCAGCCAAGCTTTGAAGTAGGTGCTGCAGCATGGATTCTTGCAGGTGGAACACACCACACAAGTTTCTCTTTCGCTCTTACCCAGGAATATCTGGAAGACTACGCTGAAATGGCAGGCATTGAAATGATTGTTATCGATAAGGATACCACTATCAGCAACTTCAAGAAAGAGCTACGCACAAATGATGTTTATTATATGCTAAATAAAGCTTTGATGTAA
- a CDS encoding L-ribulose-5-phosphate 4-epimerase, translating into MLEALKEKVFHANLDLVKHGLVIFTWGNVSAIDRESGLVVIKPSGVSYDEMKAEDMVVVNLDGKVIEGKLKPSSDTPTHLVLYKAFPEIGGVVHTHSTYATAWAQAGLDIPSIGTTHADYFSDAIPCTADMTQAEVEGEYEKETGNVIVARFAGLNPNYVPGVLVKNHGPFSWGKNADEAVHNAVVMEQVAKMASIAFSANPNLTMNPHLIKKHFYRKHGPNAYYGQ; encoded by the coding sequence ATGTTAGAAGCATTAAAAGAAAAAGTATTCCATGCCAATCTCGATTTAGTAAAACATGGATTGGTAATATTTACCTGGGGTAATGTAAGTGCCATTGACCGTGAAAGCGGATTAGTGGTAATAAAGCCATCCGGCGTATCTTATGATGAGATGAAAGCGGAAGATATGGTAGTAGTTAATCTGGACGGGAAAGTGATAGAAGGAAAATTAAAACCATCATCAGACACTCCAACCCACCTGGTTCTATACAAAGCTTTCCCGGAAATCGGTGGCGTAGTACATACTCACTCTACATATGCAACAGCATGGGCACAGGCCGGACTGGACATTCCAAGTATAGGAACTACTCATGCCGATTATTTCAGTGATGCCATACCTTGCACAGCAGATATGACTCAGGCAGAAGTAGAAGGTGAATACGAAAAGGAAACAGGCAATGTTATCGTTGCACGGTTTGCCGGACTTAACCCCAATTATGTTCCCGGTGTTCTGGTAAAGAATCACGGACCTTTTTCATGGGGAAAGAATGCAGACGAGGCTGTTCACAATGCAGTGGTAATGGAGCAGGTAGCCAAAATGGCTTCCATCGCTTTTTCAGCGAATCCAAACCTGACTATGAACCCGCATTTAATTAAAAAACATTTTTACCGTAAACATGGCCCAAACGCATATTACGGACAATAG
- a CDS encoding NUDIX domain-containing protein, with the protein MNSFYKNKDRFYVAVDCIIFGFREGELKLLLLKRDFEPAKGEWSLMGGFLKNDESIDEAASRVLRDLTGLEKVYMEQVGVFGEVNRDPGERVLSAAYYALININENDHEIVQKHNAHWVKIDELPPLIFDHQNMVTKARDIMRRKASIEPIGFNLLPELFTLPQLQQLYEAIYGEPVDKRNFRKRIADMDYIEKTDKIDKSGSKRGAFLYKFNNKSYKKDPKFKL; encoded by the coding sequence ATGAATTCCTTTTATAAAAACAAAGATCGATTTTACGTAGCAGTAGACTGTATCATATTTGGTTTTCGTGAAGGTGAACTAAAACTACTGTTACTTAAACGAGATTTTGAACCAGCAAAAGGAGAATGGTCTCTTATGGGGGGATTCCTGAAAAATGACGAGAGCATCGACGAAGCAGCCAGCAGAGTTCTGCGTGACCTCACCGGATTAGAGAAAGTCTATATGGAACAAGTAGGTGTTTTTGGAGAAGTAAATCGTGATCCGGGAGAAAGGGTTTTATCTGCGGCTTATTATGCACTGATTAACATCAATGAAAATGACCATGAAATAGTGCAAAAGCACAATGCCCATTGGGTAAAAATAGACGAGCTTCCTCCACTTATTTTCGACCATCAGAACATGGTTACCAAAGCCCGTGACATCATGAGGAGAAAAGCATCTATTGAACCAATAGGTTTTAATCTTTTGCCAGAATTATTTACACTCCCGCAGTTGCAACAGCTATACGAAGCCATTTATGGAGAGCCGGTGGACAAACGTAATTTCCGTAAACGAATAGCGGATATGGACTATATTGAAAAAACAGATAAAATAGATAAATCAGGATCTAAACGTGGAGCATTCTTGTATAAGTTTAATAATAAGAGCTACAAAAAAGATCCAAAATTTAAGTTGTAA
- a CDS encoding aldose epimerase family protein, whose product MKKLFLICSIMAGILTSCSNQQKELTLSGLNPTNFQTKVNGKQTGLYVLKNKAGMEVCITNFGGRIVSIMVPDKNGKMQDVVLGFDSINNYVNIPSDFGASIGRYANRINKGKFVLDGKTIQLPTNNFGHCLHGGPKGWQYQVYEAKKINDTTLELIMNSPDGDSNFPGNVVAKVTYKLTDDNAIDINYEATTDKKTIINMTNHSYFNLSGDPSKEATNHMLYVNADQFTPVDSTFMTTGEILKVKGTPMDFTASKQIGKEINDSSFIQLKYGNGYDHNWVLNTKNDIKAVAATLYSPVSGIQLDVYTNEPGIQVYTGNFLNGTVKGKKNIAYNKRASVCLETQHYPDSPNKASWPSTTLEPGKTYNSHCIFKFSVKK is encoded by the coding sequence ATGAAAAAATTATTTTTGATTTGCAGTATTATGGCAGGCATACTCACCTCATGTAGTAACCAGCAAAAAGAACTAACCCTTTCAGGATTAAATCCAACCAATTTTCAGACTAAAGTAAATGGAAAACAAACAGGCCTGTATGTATTAAAAAACAAGGCAGGAATGGAAGTGTGCATTACTAACTTCGGCGGACGAATTGTTTCTATTATGGTTCCGGACAAAAACGGAAAAATGCAGGATGTAGTACTCGGCTTTGATAGTATTAATAACTACGTTAATATTCCGAGTGATTTCGGAGCTTCAATCGGTCGTTATGCAAACCGAATCAACAAAGGTAAATTTGTACTCGATGGAAAAACCATCCAACTACCAACAAACAACTTTGGACATTGCCTGCATGGAGGTCCAAAAGGATGGCAGTATCAGGTATATGAAGCTAAAAAGATTAATGACACTACATTAGAACTCATCATGAACTCTCCCGACGGAGATTCTAATTTCCCCGGAAATGTTGTAGCCAAGGTTACTTACAAGTTAACAGATGATAACGCCATTGATATTAACTATGAAGCAACAACTGATAAAAAGACGATTATCAATATGACTAATCACTCTTACTTTAACTTATCAGGAGATCCTTCCAAAGAAGCAACAAATCACATGCTTTATGTCAATGCAGACCAGTTCACCCCTGTAGACAGTACTTTTATGACAACAGGAGAAATACTTAAGGTTAAAGGTACCCCAATGGACTTCACTGCTTCAAAACAAATTGGAAAAGAAATCAATGATTCAAGTTTCATCCAACTAAAATATGGAAACGGATACGATCACAACTGGGTACTGAACACTAAAAACGATATAAAGGCAGTGGCAGCAACTCTTTATTCACCAGTGAGCGGCATTCAATTAGATGTTTATACAAACGAACCAGGTATTCAGGTGTATACCGGCAATTTCCTGAATGGAACAGTAAAAGGCAAAAAGAACATTGCTTATAACAAACGAGCTTCAGTTTGTCTGGAAACACAACACTATCCTGACAGCCCCAACAAAGCAAGCTGGCCATCAACAACCCTTGAACCGGGAAAGACCTATAACAGTCATTGCATTTTCAAATTCTCAGTAAAGAAATAA
- the galK gene encoding galactokinase yields the protein MDIEYVRSRFAKHFDGAVGSVYASPGRINLIGEHTDYNGGFVFPGAIDKGMMAEIKINGTDKVRAYSIDLKDYTEFGLNEEDAPHASWARYIFGVCREMIKRGGKIQGFDTVFAGDVPLGAGMSSSAALESTYAFALNDMFNCGIDKFELAKIGQATEHNYCGVNCGIMDQFASVFGKAGSLIRLDCRSLEYKYYPFNPTGYKVVLLDSVVKHELASSAYNKRRQSCETVVAAIKKNHPTVEFLRDCTMEMLQAVKADVTEEDYMRAEYVIEEIQRVLDVCDALEKGDYETVGEKMYGTHHGMSKLYEVSCEELDFLNDCAKKNGVTGSRVMGGGFGGCTINLVKEELYDAFIADAKESFKAKFGRSPKVYDVVISDGSRKLA from the coding sequence ATGGATATTGAATATGTAAGAAGTCGCTTTGCAAAGCACTTTGATGGAGCAGTAGGCTCAGTATACGCATCACCAGGACGTATTAACCTTATCGGAGAACATACAGATTACAATGGCGGATTTGTATTCCCGGGAGCTATCGACAAAGGAATGATGGCCGAAATCAAAATCAATGGAACCGATAAAGTAAGAGCTTATTCTATTGACTTAAAAGATTATACAGAATTCGGTTTGAACGAAGAAGATGCACCACACGCAAGCTGGGCAAGATATATCTTCGGAGTATGCCGTGAAATGATCAAAAGAGGTGGCAAGATTCAGGGATTCGATACTGTTTTTGCAGGCGATGTGCCTCTGGGTGCAGGAATGTCTTCATCTGCAGCATTGGAAAGCACTTATGCTTTTGCATTGAACGATATGTTCAACTGCGGCATCGATAAATTTGAATTGGCTAAGATTGGTCAGGCAACAGAACATAACTACTGCGGTGTTAATTGTGGTATTATGGACCAGTTTGCTTCAGTATTTGGTAAAGCAGGTAGCTTAATCCGTTTGGATTGCCGCTCACTGGAATACAAATACTATCCATTCAACCCAACAGGATATAAAGTAGTATTATTAGACTCAGTTGTTAAACACGAACTTGCTTCGTCTGCTTACAACAAACGTCGTCAATCTTGTGAAACAGTTGTTGCTGCTATCAAAAAGAATCACCCAACTGTAGAATTCCTTCGCGATTGCACAATGGAAATGCTTCAGGCAGTGAAAGCTGACGTTACAGAAGAAGACTACATGCGTGCTGAATATGTAATTGAAGAAATTCAACGCGTACTTGATGTTTGCGATGCTTTGGAAAAAGGAGATTACGAAACTGTAGGAGAAAAGATGTATGGCACACACCACGGTATGAGTAAACTCTATGAAGTAAGCTGCGAAGAACTGGATTTCCTGAATGACTGCGCTAAGAAAAACGGTGTGACAGGTTCACGCGTTATGGGTGGTGGATTCGGTGGATGTACCATCAACCTGGTTAAGGAAGAACTTTATGACGCATTCATTGCTGATGCAAAAGAATCTTTCAAAGCTAAGTTTGGCAGAAGTCCTAAAGTTTACGATGTGGTTATCAGCGATGGTTCCCGCAAGTTAGCTTAA
- a CDS encoding MFS transporter, with protein MSEKEQQSYLGPFITLVFLFFIVGFLTTANGQFQGPLKAAFLSNAGDLKNTFATLISFSWFLAYPLTGGIGSSWVTKYGYKGTLVRALLVMIVGLGIFFSSSWYTVQFPGSSIQIASANVPMGYFIFLLGSFVVGSAATILQVVINPYLTACYVKGTQAVQRLNIGGSSNSIGTTFAPFFVTGIVFGGLSMEQVQPSQLMVPFVALMVVIAVIVGVLTRLSLPDIQGTKTEVGEKLEKSVWSFSHLTLGVIAIFFYVGVEVAIGANINLYAIETQGKAGLSFFGMDSVGIFGIKFAIPALMATLYWGGMLIGRLVSSSLSSVSPRLQLAVTSILAACFAVASMITDNPWLLAAVGLFHSVMWGAIFTLSVDKLGKYTSKASGVFMIGVVGGAIIPLLQGMLADALGGWRMTWFVVILGELFILYYALLGSKVKQSAE; from the coding sequence ATGTCTGAAAAAGAGCAACAAAGCTACCTAGGACCATTCATAACACTGGTCTTCTTATTCTTTATCGTCGGATTTCTAACGACAGCAAACGGTCAGTTTCAAGGACCTTTAAAAGCAGCATTTTTAAGTAATGCAGGAGACCTGAAAAATACTTTTGCTACACTTATTTCATTTTCCTGGTTTTTAGCATACCCACTTACAGGAGGAATCGGTTCTTCATGGGTTACAAAATATGGATATAAAGGTACACTGGTTCGCGCATTATTAGTAATGATCGTTGGTTTAGGTATCTTTTTCTCATCATCATGGTACACTGTACAGTTCCCTGGATCAAGTATACAAATTGCATCTGCAAATGTTCCAATGGGATACTTTATTTTCTTGCTGGGCTCATTCGTTGTAGGTTCTGCCGCAACAATCCTGCAGGTGGTAATCAACCCTTATTTAACAGCATGTTATGTAAAAGGAACACAAGCCGTTCAACGTTTAAATATTGGTGGTTCATCTAACTCTATCGGTACTACTTTTGCACCGTTCTTCGTAACAGGTATCGTATTTGGCGGTTTATCAATGGAGCAGGTTCAACCAAGTCAGTTAATGGTTCCATTCGTTGCCTTGATGGTAGTAATAGCTGTTATCGTTGGTGTTCTTACAAGACTTTCTTTACCAGATATCCAGGGAACAAAAACAGAAGTTGGTGAAAAACTAGAAAAGAGCGTTTGGTCTTTCAGTCACTTAACATTAGGCGTTATTGCTATTTTCTTCTACGTTGGAGTTGAAGTAGCTATCGGAGCAAACATCAACCTTTACGCAATTGAGACTCAAGGAAAAGCCGGATTATCTTTCTTTGGAATGGATTCTGTGGGTATTTTCGGTATTAAGTTTGCAATTCCTGCCCTTATGGCAACATTGTACTGGGGAGGTATGCTTATAGGTCGTTTGGTTTCAAGCTCCTTAAGCAGCGTATCTCCACGCCTTCAGCTTGCAGTTACCTCTATCTTAGCTGCATGTTTTGCTGTAGCTTCAATGATTACCGATAATCCTTGGTTACTTGCAGCAGTTGGTTTATTCCACTCTGTAATGTGGGGAGCTATCTTTACATTATCAGTTGACAAACTAGGTAAATATACATCAAAAGCATCTGGTGTTTTCATGATCGGTGTTGTTGGTGGAGCTATCATTCCACTTTTACAAGGTATGCTTGCCGATGCTTTAGGCGGATGGAGAATGACCTGGTTCGTAGTTATATTGGGTGAACTATTTATCCTATATTACGCATTACTTGGATCAAAAGTTAAACAATCAGCAGAATAA
- a CDS encoding aldose epimerase family protein, with translation MINTSETKKNLSGLKREDFQKTINGKSTDLFIIKNNNGMEIAVTNYGAATLAIMAPDKNGNYSNVILGHDSIESVINSPEPFLSTTIGRYGNRIAKGKFTLCGKEYTLATNNGPNSLHGGPTGFHTVVWDAKQINEHTVEFKYTAQDGEEGFPGKLDVVMTYSLTDANEFLISYKATTDKTTIVNLTNHGFFNLAGIANPTPTVLNNILTINADHYTPIDAVCIPFGEIAKVEGTPLDFRTPHVVGERINDKHQQIENGAGYDHCFVLNKKEAGQLSFAAKCIEPNSGRFMEVYTTEAGVQLYSGNWLNGFSGAHGATFPARSAICFEAQCFPDTPNNAHFPSAVLRPGEEYTQVTIYKFGVEK, from the coding sequence ATGATTAACACTTCTGAAACTAAAAAGAACCTATCAGGCCTTAAACGAGAGGACTTTCAAAAGACAATAAACGGTAAATCAACAGATTTATTCATTATAAAGAATAACAATGGTATGGAAATAGCAGTTACTAACTACGGTGCTGCAACACTTGCCATCATGGCTCCGGACAAAAACGGAAACTACTCAAATGTTATTCTGGGACACGACAGTATTGAAAGCGTAATAAACAGTCCGGAACCATTTTTAAGCACAACGATCGGACGCTACGGAAACAGAATAGCCAAAGGTAAATTCACATTATGCGGAAAAGAATATACGCTTGCTACAAATAACGGTCCCAACTCTCTTCATGGAGGACCAACAGGATTTCATACTGTAGTATGGGATGCTAAACAAATCAATGAGCACACAGTGGAATTTAAATATACAGCGCAGGATGGTGAAGAAGGATTTCCCGGAAAACTGGATGTTGTAATGACTTATTCATTAACAGATGCAAATGAGTTCTTAATAAGTTACAAAGCAACCACAGATAAAACTACTATCGTTAATCTAACCAATCACGGTTTCTTCAATCTTGCCGGCATAGCCAACCCCACCCCAACTGTTCTGAACAATATTCTTACTATTAACGCTGATCACTATACTCCTATTGATGCTGTATGTATCCCATTTGGTGAAATAGCCAAAGTAGAAGGAACACCTCTGGACTTCAGAACTCCTCATGTTGTAGGTGAACGTATCAACGATAAACATCAGCAAATCGAAAACGGAGCAGGATATGATCATTGCTTTGTACTAAACAAAAAAGAAGCCGGACAACTTAGCTTTGCAGCAAAATGCATTGAACCAAACAGTGGACGCTTTATGGAAGTATATACCACAGAAGCGGGAGTACAACTTTACTCAGGTAACTGGTTGAATGGCTTCAGCGGGGCACATGGAGCTACATTCCCTGCCAGAAGTGCCATATGCTTTGAAGCACAATGTTTCCCCGACACACCCAACAATGCTCATTTTCCGTCTGCAGTTCTGCGTCCGGGAGAAGAGTATACTCAAGTAACCATTTACAAATTTGGAGTAGAAAAATAA